Proteins encoded together in one Felis catus isolate Fca126 chromosome B3, F.catus_Fca126_mat1.0, whole genome shotgun sequence window:
- the CRIP1 gene encoding cysteine-rich protein 1: protein MPKCPKCDKEVYFAERVTSLGKDWHRPCLKCEKCGKTLTSGGHAEHEGKPYCNHPCYAAMFGPKGFGRGGAESHTFK from the exons ATGCCCAAGTGCCCCAAGTGCGACAAGGAAGTGTACTTTG CTGAGCGGGTGACCTCTCTGGGGAAGGACTGGCACCGGCCTTGCCTGAAGTGTGAGAAATGCGGAAAGACGCTGACATCAGGGGGCCACGCTGAG CATGAAGGCAAGCCCTACTGCAACCACCCCTGCTACGCCGCCATGTTCGGGCCCAAAG GCTTTGGGCGGGGTGGCGCTGAGAGTCACACTTTCAAATAA